A genomic region of Sideroxydans sp. CL21 contains the following coding sequences:
- the cphA gene encoding cyanophycin synthetase: MDISRIRALRGPNLWSRHTSIEAIVTCSEAEQDIARISGFEQRFRTLFPEIASLQLAGHKAAVPLAHVLQLAALGLQTQAGCPVTFSRIKSTLEPGVYQVVVEYSEESVGRKAFALAEQLCQAALHNTGFDLAAALAELRELDEDERLGPSTGSIVQAAVARGIPFRRLTRGSLVQFGWGSKQRRIQAAETDRSGAIAEMIAQDKELTKKLLDAAGVPVPNGRPVTSAEDAWAALCEIAAPVVVKPLDGNQGKGVTVNIVSREDLDRAYVAASEISSEILVERFIPGSDFRLLVVGDRVVAAARREPPQVIGDGVHSVRELVEQVNKDPRRGVGHATSLTRISFDEIALACLEAQDLRADSVPDKGTRVQLRNNANLSTGGSATDVTDDVHPELAASAVAAAQMIGLDVCGVDVVCDSVLHSLQEQGGGIIEVNAAPGLRMHLQPSFGKGRAVGEAIISTMFTHGETGRIPLVTVAGTNGKTTTVRLIAHILGCNGLRVGMTNSDGVYIEGKRIDTGDCSGPKSARNVLLHPDVDAAVLETARGGVLREGLAFDICDVAVVTNIGMGDHLGLNYISTVEDLAVVKRVVVQNVAPHGTAVLNAADPMCVQMADACPGSVTFFARDRYHPVIATRRAQGHRVVYVADDHIVAAHKTDEHRIPLSSIPLTRNGTIGFQIENAMAVVAATWALKVEWETIHAGLASFINDAQTAPGRFNFFDYRGASVIADYGHNPDAIHALVPAIESIPASKRVVVISGAGDRRDADIIRQTEILGDVFDEIILYQDQCQRGRENGEVLALLRRGLADAKRAKHIDEITGEFLAIDTALARLKAGDLCLVLIDQVDEALAHIAKRMAGG; encoded by the coding sequence ATGGATATCTCACGCATTCGCGCGCTGCGCGGCCCGAACTTGTGGAGTCGGCATACCTCCATCGAAGCCATCGTGACCTGCAGCGAGGCAGAACAGGACATCGCCAGGATCAGTGGCTTCGAACAGCGCTTTCGCACGCTGTTCCCCGAGATCGCCTCGCTGCAGCTGGCCGGGCACAAAGCTGCCGTACCGCTGGCCCATGTGCTGCAACTGGCCGCATTGGGCTTGCAGACACAGGCCGGGTGTCCGGTCACTTTCAGCCGGATCAAGTCCACACTCGAACCCGGCGTGTATCAAGTGGTGGTCGAGTACAGCGAAGAGTCGGTAGGCCGTAAAGCGTTCGCTCTGGCGGAACAGTTATGCCAGGCCGCGCTGCACAACACGGGATTCGATCTGGCTGCAGCGTTGGCTGAATTGCGCGAACTCGATGAAGATGAACGACTGGGTCCCAGCACCGGGTCTATCGTCCAGGCTGCCGTGGCACGCGGCATTCCTTTCCGGCGCCTGACCCGGGGCAGCCTGGTTCAATTCGGCTGGGGCAGCAAGCAACGGCGCATCCAGGCCGCCGAAACCGACCGTAGCGGCGCGATCGCCGAAATGATCGCCCAGGATAAGGAATTGACCAAGAAATTGCTCGATGCGGCCGGCGTTCCCGTTCCCAATGGCCGCCCGGTGACGAGTGCGGAAGACGCATGGGCTGCATTGTGCGAGATCGCCGCGCCCGTGGTGGTCAAGCCGCTGGACGGCAATCAGGGCAAAGGCGTGACGGTCAATATCGTCAGCCGCGAGGATCTCGATCGCGCCTATGTCGCGGCTTCCGAAATCAGTTCGGAGATATTGGTGGAACGCTTCATTCCCGGCAGCGATTTCCGTTTGCTGGTCGTGGGTGACCGTGTGGTTGCCGCAGCGCGCCGCGAACCGCCGCAGGTGATCGGCGATGGCGTGCACAGCGTGCGTGAATTGGTAGAGCAAGTAAACAAGGATCCGCGCCGCGGCGTCGGGCATGCCACTTCATTGACCAGGATCAGTTTCGACGAGATCGCCCTGGCCTGTCTTGAGGCACAAGACCTGCGGGCCGATTCCGTACCCGACAAGGGCACCCGTGTCCAATTGCGCAATAACGCCAACCTCAGCACCGGCGGTTCCGCCACCGATGTCACCGACGATGTCCACCCGGAACTGGCGGCCAGCGCGGTCGCTGCGGCACAGATGATCGGACTGGACGTGTGCGGTGTCGATGTGGTGTGCGACAGCGTGCTGCATTCGCTGCAGGAACAGGGAGGCGGCATCATTGAAGTGAATGCGGCGCCCGGATTGCGCATGCACCTGCAGCCTTCTTTTGGCAAAGGACGTGCGGTGGGGGAAGCGATCATTTCGACGATGTTCACCCACGGCGAGACAGGCCGCATCCCGCTGGTGACGGTGGCCGGAACCAACGGCAAGACCACGACTGTGCGCCTGATCGCCCATATTCTCGGCTGCAACGGTTTGCGCGTCGGCATGACCAATTCGGATGGCGTGTACATCGAGGGAAAGCGCATAGACACCGGGGACTGCAGCGGCCCCAAGAGCGCCCGCAACGTGTTGCTGCACCCTGATGTCGATGCGGCAGTACTGGAAACGGCGCGCGGCGGCGTTTTGCGCGAAGGCCTGGCGTTCGATATCTGTGATGTCGCCGTGGTCACCAACATCGGCATGGGCGATCATCTGGGACTGAACTACATCAGCACCGTGGAAGACCTTGCTGTCGTCAAACGTGTGGTCGTGCAGAACGTCGCGCCGCATGGGACGGCAGTACTCAATGCCGCCGATCCGATGTGCGTGCAGATGGCGGATGCCTGTCCCGGCAGCGTGACCTTCTTTGCCCGTGACCGGTATCATCCGGTCATTGCCACACGCAGGGCGCAGGGACATCGCGTGGTCTACGTTGCCGACGATCACATCGTGGCCGCACATAAAACCGATGAACATCGTATCCCGCTTTCCTCCATTCCCCTGACGCGCAACGGGACGATAGGTTTCCAGATCGAGAATGCGATGGCGGTGGTGGCCGCCACCTGGGCCTTGAAAGTCGAGTGGGAAACGATACATGCCGGTCTGGCTTCGTTCATCAACGATGCGCAAACCGCTCCGGGCAGGTTCAATTTCTTCGATTATCGCGGCGCAAGCGTCATCGCCGATTATGGTCACAACCCCGATGCGATCCACGCACTGGTGCCGGCCATCGAAAGCATTCCGGCAAGCAAGCGCGTGGTGGTGATCAGCGGCGCGGGCGACCGGCGCGATGCCGATATCATCCGCCAGACGGAAATCCTGGGCGATGTGTTCGACGAGATCATCCTGTATCAGGACCAGTGCCAGCGCGGGCGAGAAAACGGCGAAGTGCTGGCTTTGCTGCGCCGCGGATTGGCCGACGCGAAACGCGCGAAACACATTGATGAGATCACGGGCGAGTTCCTGGCGATCGACACCGCGTTGGCGCGCTTGAAAGCGGGGGATTTATGCCTGGTCCTGATCGACCAGGTTGACGAGGCATTGGCACACATTGCCAAACGCATGGCTGGCGGTTGA
- a CDS encoding DUF1854 domain-containing protein: protein MNNQDFTLTRNAAGRLVLAGTEGDVYEGVVPVRAFPISAPEEGVSLLGEDGHELRWISRLSDLPEAMRALIEAELAQREFMPEITRIRQVSSFATPSKWQISTNRGDTELLLKAEDHIRRLTNSTLLITDGYGVSFLIRNIGVMDHHSRKLLDRFL, encoded by the coding sequence ATGAACAATCAGGACTTCACGCTGACTAGAAATGCAGCCGGCCGCCTTGTGCTTGCCGGTACTGAAGGCGACGTTTACGAAGGTGTCGTCCCGGTGCGCGCCTTTCCCATCAGCGCACCGGAAGAAGGGGTGTCATTGCTCGGCGAAGATGGGCACGAGCTGCGATGGATAAGCAGGTTAAGCGATCTGCCCGAAGCGATGCGCGCATTGATCGAAGCCGAACTTGCACAGCGCGAATTCATGCCGGAAATCACCCGCATCAGGCAAGTCTCCAGCTTCGCCACGCCGAGCAAGTGGCAAATTTCGACCAATCGCGGCGATACCGAACTGCTGCTCAAAGCGGAGGACCACATCCGCCGCCTCACAAATTCAACGCTGCTGATCACCGACGGATACGGTGTGTCGTTCCTGATCCGGAATATCGGCGTCATGGATCACCATAGCCGAAAACTGCTGGATCGATTTTTGTAG
- a CDS encoding ABC transporter ATP-binding protein, with protein sequence MASVVNSHLVNLHTIPPLSSDKQVSDAWHKALQARLSAREKIHASLEANLDEQLNYAKRLILLTNQRLIGLTWPALEFCEYPLGEDLALKQRDHAGIGCIELFAAGTRLAWWRYTMAHDPEATRFVRQFEQVLGGFLGGHPVVDAQPVLCPQCLMPLAPGQDECAYCDVEAEAPPSSWVLLRLWRFAKPYRWQLLAGFLLMLASTAATLVPPYLTMPLMDKVLIPYENGSPINTDMVTLLLGGLFGSALLAWGLGWARTYILALVSERIGTDLRTITYDHLLHLSLEYFGGKRTGDLMARVGSESDRICLFLSLHLLDFATDVLMIAMTTAILISIDPWLALVTLLPLPLIVWMIHSVRQKLSTGFEKVDRVWSQVSNILADTIPGIRVVKAFAQEKRESARFHQVNQNNLAVNDRINRIWSLFSPSVTLLTEIGLLVVWAFGIWQVTHNKISVGVLTAFLAYISRFYTRLDSMSRIVSVTQKTASGAKRIFDILDRVSSVPEPTRPQHLHNIIGRIEIREAGFRYGNRAIIKDMNLVIEPGEMIGLVGHSGSGKSTLVNLMCRFYDVSEGSISIDGVNIRSLPIAEYRHNIGLVLQEPFLFFGSIAENIAYGKPHATLAEIVAAARAAHAHEFILRLPHGYDSLVGERGQGLSGGERQRISIARALLIDPRILILDEATASVDTETEQEIQKALDNLVRGRTTIAIAHRLSTLHKANRLVVMDRGEIVETGSHDELMQREGAYFRLYQAQARNVDADLDDQSISAPEEDKESAE encoded by the coding sequence ATGGCGTCTGTAGTAAACTCGCACTTAGTGAACCTTCATACAATTCCCCCCCTCTCTTCAGACAAACAGGTCTCCGATGCATGGCATAAGGCGCTGCAAGCCCGCCTGTCCGCCCGGGAAAAGATCCATGCCAGCCTGGAAGCCAATCTGGATGAGCAGTTGAACTACGCCAAGCGCCTGATTCTGCTCACCAACCAACGACTGATCGGCTTGACCTGGCCCGCCCTGGAATTTTGCGAATACCCTCTGGGTGAAGATTTGGCATTGAAGCAGCGTGATCATGCGGGCATCGGGTGCATCGAATTGTTTGCCGCCGGGACACGCCTGGCCTGGTGGCGCTACACCATGGCACACGACCCGGAAGCCACGCGCTTTGTGCGGCAGTTTGAACAGGTACTCGGGGGCTTTCTGGGCGGTCATCCCGTCGTTGATGCGCAACCGGTGTTGTGCCCGCAGTGCCTGATGCCGCTGGCGCCAGGCCAGGATGAATGCGCGTACTGCGATGTCGAAGCGGAGGCACCGCCCTCGAGTTGGGTGTTGCTGCGGTTATGGCGATTCGCCAAACCCTACCGGTGGCAACTTCTTGCCGGTTTTCTGCTGATGCTGGCCTCGACCGCCGCCACGCTGGTTCCTCCGTATCTGACCATGCCCCTGATGGACAAGGTGCTGATCCCTTATGAAAACGGGTCGCCCATCAATACCGACATGGTGACGCTGCTGCTCGGCGGATTGTTCGGTTCGGCATTGCTTGCGTGGGGACTGGGCTGGGCGCGGACATACATCCTTGCCCTGGTCAGCGAGCGCATCGGGACCGATCTGCGCACGATCACTTACGACCATCTGTTGCACTTGTCGCTGGAATACTTCGGCGGCAAGCGTACGGGCGACCTGATGGCGCGCGTCGGTTCGGAATCGGACCGCATCTGCCTGTTCCTGTCGCTGCATCTGCTGGATTTCGCCACCGATGTGCTGATGATCGCCATGACGACGGCGATCCTGATCTCGATCGACCCCTGGCTTGCGCTGGTGACCCTGTTGCCGCTGCCGTTGATCGTGTGGATGATCCACTCGGTCAGGCAAAAGCTCAGCACCGGCTTTGAAAAAGTCGACCGTGTCTGGTCGCAAGTCAGCAATATCTTGGCCGACACCATCCCGGGTATCCGCGTCGTCAAGGCATTCGCGCAGGAAAAACGCGAGTCGGCACGTTTCCATCAGGTCAACCAGAACAATCTGGCCGTGAACGACCGCATCAACAGGATATGGTCGCTGTTCTCGCCCAGCGTGACCCTGCTTACCGAGATCGGTTTGCTGGTGGTGTGGGCATTCGGCATCTGGCAAGTGACGCACAACAAGATCAGTGTGGGTGTGTTGACCGCTTTCCTGGCCTACATCAGCCGTTTTTATACACGCCTGGACTCGATGAGCCGCATCGTTTCGGTGACGCAAAAAACGGCTTCGGGTGCCAAACGCATATTTGACATTCTCGACCGCGTTTCCAGCGTGCCCGAGCCGACCAGGCCGCAGCATCTGCACAACATCATTGGGCGTATCGAAATACGCGAAGCCGGGTTTCGCTACGGCAACCGCGCCATCATCAAAGATATGAACCTGGTCATCGAGCCCGGAGAAATGATCGGACTGGTGGGGCACAGCGGCTCCGGGAAAAGTACCCTGGTCAATCTGATGTGCCGCTTCTACGATGTCAGCGAGGGCTCCATCAGTATTGACGGCGTGAACATCCGCTCGCTGCCGATTGCGGAATATCGCCACAACATCGGTCTGGTGCTGCAGGAGCCCTTTCTGTTCTTCGGGTCCATTGCCGAGAACATCGCCTACGGCAAACCGCATGCAACCCTGGCCGAGATCGTCGCGGCTGCACGGGCTGCGCACGCCCACGAATTCATCCTGCGGCTGCCGCACGGTTATGACTCGCTGGTGGGCGAACGGGGGCAGGGACTGTCGGGCGGAGAACGCCAGCGTATTTCCATTGCACGCGCATTGTTGATCGACCCGCGCATCCTGATCCTCGATGAGGCGACTGCCTCCGTTGATACCGAGACCGAACAGGAAATACAAAAGGCGCTGGATAATCTGGTGCGCGGTCGCACCACCATAGCGATCGCCCACCGTCTGTCCACCCTGCACAAAGCCAACCGGCTGGTCGTGATGGACCGGGGGGAAATTGTCGAAACGGGCAGCCACGATGAACTGATGCAACGGGAGGGAGCCTACTTCCGTTTGTACCAGGCCCAGGCCCGCAATGTGGATGCCGATCTGGATGACCAAAGCATCTCGGCTCCGGAAGAGGACAAGGAGTCAGCCGAATGA
- the dbpA gene encoding ATP-dependent RNA helicase DbpA, whose protein sequence is MIKTSPPSSPAAHTTGRSFNELPLSPAMLATLEQLEYRTMTPIQAASLPITLAGHDLIAQAKTGSGKTAAFALPLLTKLNPRHFGVQAMVLCPTRELADQVTQEMRRLARFVDNIKILALVGGSTMRPQADSLEHGAHIVVGTPGRIMDHIERGNLKLDALNTLVLDEADRMLDMGFYDDISFVVKQCPTRRQTLLFSATYPEGIAKLAQKFMINPQEVKLLEQHEGSKIRQRFYEIKHEDRLQAVSILLKHYRPVSTLAFCNTKQQCRDLVDILHAKGIHALTLNGDMEQRERDQVLIQFANRSCSVLVATDVAARGLDIAQLEAVINVDVTPDPEIHIHRIGRTGRADEEGWALSLCTAADMPRVANIARMMGIAPEWHTMDTLLNEKKGPLVPPMVTLQILGGRKEKIRPGDVLGALTGEAGFTREQVGKITVTDMSTYVAVARDIAREAVKRLSAGKVKGKTVKVRALED, encoded by the coding sequence ATGATCAAAACCAGCCCCCCCTCCTCCCCCGCAGCCCACACCACCGGACGTTCTTTCAATGAACTGCCGCTGTCGCCCGCCATGCTGGCGACATTGGAGCAACTCGAATACCGGACGATGACACCCATCCAGGCGGCCAGTCTGCCGATCACACTGGCCGGGCACGACCTCATCGCCCAGGCCAAGACCGGCAGCGGCAAGACCGCTGCGTTCGCGCTGCCGCTGCTCACCAAACTCAATCCTCGCCACTTTGGCGTGCAGGCCATGGTGTTGTGTCCGACGCGAGAGCTGGCCGATCAGGTGACGCAAGAGATGCGTCGTCTGGCGCGCTTTGTGGACAACATCAAAATTCTGGCGCTGGTCGGCGGCAGCACCATGCGCCCGCAGGCTGACAGTCTGGAACACGGCGCGCACATTGTCGTCGGCACGCCGGGTCGCATCATGGATCACATCGAACGCGGCAACCTGAAACTGGATGCGCTCAATACGCTGGTCCTGGACGAGGCGGACCGCATGCTGGACATGGGTTTCTACGACGATATCTCTTTCGTGGTGAAGCAATGCCCGACGCGGCGCCAGACCCTGCTGTTCTCGGCGACCTATCCCGAAGGCATCGCCAAGCTCGCGCAAAAGTTTATGATCAACCCGCAAGAAGTGAAGCTGCTGGAACAACATGAAGGCAGCAAGATTCGCCAGCGCTTCTACGAGATCAAGCATGAGGACCGTCTGCAGGCCGTCTCCATCCTGCTCAAGCACTACCGCCCGGTCAGCACGCTGGCCTTCTGCAACACCAAGCAGCAATGCCGCGACCTGGTGGACATCCTGCATGCCAAGGGCATACACGCGCTGACGCTGAACGGCGACATGGAACAACGCGAGCGCGACCAGGTACTCATCCAGTTCGCCAACCGCAGCTGTTCGGTGCTGGTGGCAACCGATGTGGCCGCACGCGGCCTGGACATCGCCCAGCTGGAAGCGGTCATCAACGTCGATGTCACGCCCGATCCCGAGATCCACATCCACCGCATCGGCCGCACCGGCCGCGCCGACGAGGAAGGTTGGGCGCTGAGCCTGTGCACCGCCGCCGACATGCCCCGCGTTGCCAACATCGCCAGGATGATGGGCATAGCACCCGAATGGCACACGATGGATACGCTGCTGAACGAAAAGAAAGGACCGCTGGTACCACCCATGGTCACGCTGCAAATACTCGGTGGCCGCAAGGAAAAGATCCGTCCCGGCGACGTGCTTGGCGCCTTGACCGGCGAAGCCGGCTTCACCCGCGAACAAGTCGGCAAGATCACCGTAACCGATATGTCCACCTACGTTGCCGTCGCTCGCGACATCGCCCGCGAGGCGGTGAAGAGATTGTCGGCGGGCAAAGTGAAGGGCAAGACAGTAAAGGTGCGGGCGCTGGAAGACTGA
- a CDS encoding SRPBCC family protein, whose protein sequence is MKTFRFLLIMGAVLFLKAALAAPLPNENIEVKVQITGETVIVDLSLVVLATRQQVWEVLTDFEHMSSFVSNLKESKVISTSGFVQKIFQRGSASYGPIDFPFESTREILLTPLDKIQSHMISGNMQKMEGTTQLVDENGSTRIIFHTESIPGHWLPPIAGRHFIEHETREQFQEIRDEILKRKSSLIALTN, encoded by the coding sequence ATGAAAACATTCAGATTTCTGCTCATCATGGGAGCAGTGCTGTTCTTGAAGGCTGCACTTGCTGCCCCCCTTCCAAATGAGAATATTGAAGTAAAGGTGCAAATCACAGGAGAAACTGTGATTGTTGACCTTAGTCTTGTTGTCTTGGCAACTCGCCAGCAGGTTTGGGAAGTGCTTACTGATTTCGAACATATGTCCAGTTTTGTCTCCAATCTGAAAGAAAGCAAAGTGATTAGCACGTCCGGATTCGTGCAGAAAATATTTCAACGAGGTTCTGCGAGTTATGGGCCTATAGATTTTCCGTTTGAGTCGACACGCGAAATATTGCTAACACCACTCGACAAGATTCAGTCCCACATGATCAGCGGAAATATGCAAAAGATGGAAGGTACAACGCAATTAGTGGATGAAAATGGAAGTACCAGGATTATTTTTCACACAGAGAGCATCCCTGGACATTGGTTGCCACCGATAGCAGGGAGGCATTTCATTGAGCATGAAACTCGTGAACAATTTCAAGAAATTCGCGATGAGATTTTAAAGCGGAAATCATCATTGATTGCCTTGACCAACTGA
- a CDS encoding sensor histidine kinase, with protein sequence MIPSLKRQLLLWLLVPLLVIMPIVAAVQYGLVLIPAQQEMDHQLGDYAIAVARILKVEDGQVRFDMTPQTEHLLRTDQLDTEFFLVIGPEGKIIAGDAGLNTFEEEISPGESRYVDRQIGGRSIRMLIYGVACGPNTCQVRIAETLVKRNKLHLQALIATFLSIVALGLTTAAVVLVAVRHGLRPLQELRAQLAERSLDDLRPLDVPKIPGEVQPLVTALNQLFHRLNEASKAQKSFLADAAHQLRTPLSALQTESELALLEPHPESLHSTLERLNRSATRATKLANQLLTIARADPSVQIKSDFAPVDLKEIASWAANEWSHQAIMSGVDLGFELDTAFVNGQTVLLQEMLSNLIHNSIEHAGKNARITVRTFTSGHASILEVEDDGPGIPEDDREKVLQRFFRGRNANGSGSGLGLAIVSEIARIHSARVNLDPPGNGKGLLIRISFESEQF encoded by the coding sequence ATGATACCCAGCCTTAAACGGCAGTTGCTGCTCTGGCTGCTGGTGCCTCTGCTTGTAATCATGCCCATCGTGGCAGCAGTCCAGTACGGGCTGGTGCTCATACCTGCACAACAGGAGATGGACCATCAACTTGGGGACTACGCCATCGCAGTGGCAAGAATCTTGAAAGTGGAAGATGGCCAGGTCCGCTTCGACATGACGCCGCAAACCGAACACCTGCTGCGCACGGACCAACTGGATACTGAATTCTTTCTGGTAATCGGCCCCGAGGGAAAAATCATTGCGGGAGATGCGGGGCTTAACACGTTCGAAGAGGAAATCTCCCCGGGGGAGTCACGATACGTGGATCGCCAGATCGGCGGCCGATCAATCCGCATGCTGATATATGGCGTGGCCTGCGGGCCAAATACATGTCAAGTGCGCATCGCGGAAACGCTGGTCAAGCGGAACAAACTTCATCTTCAGGCACTCATCGCAACTTTTTTGTCGATTGTCGCATTGGGTCTGACCACTGCGGCAGTAGTACTGGTTGCCGTGCGTCACGGCTTGCGTCCCCTGCAGGAACTTCGCGCCCAGCTTGCGGAACGCTCTCTCGACGACCTTCGTCCGCTGGACGTTCCCAAAATTCCGGGTGAAGTACAGCCTTTGGTGACCGCACTCAATCAGCTGTTCCATCGGTTGAACGAGGCAAGCAAAGCGCAAAAATCGTTTCTTGCCGACGCCGCCCACCAACTTCGCACCCCCCTGTCCGCTCTCCAGACCGAATCGGAACTGGCATTGCTGGAGCCTCATCCCGAGTCGTTGCATTCCACATTGGAACGCCTGAATCGCTCGGCCACTCGCGCGACCAAATTGGCGAACCAGCTTTTGACCATTGCCCGCGCCGATCCGAGCGTTCAGATAAAGTCGGATTTCGCGCCCGTGGACTTGAAGGAAATTGCCTCCTGGGCTGCAAATGAATGGTCTCATCAGGCGATCATGTCGGGTGTCGATCTGGGATTTGAACTGGATACTGCCTTTGTGAATGGACAGACCGTTCTTCTGCAAGAAATGCTGTCAAATCTGATTCACAATTCCATAGAGCATGCTGGCAAGAACGCCCGAATAACGGTTAGAACGTTTACCTCGGGGCACGCTTCAATCCTTGAAGTGGAAGATGACGGACCGGGAATCCCGGAGGATGACCGTGAAAAAGTGCTTCAGCGTTTTTTCCGCGGCCGCAATGCGAATGGAAGCGGAAGCGGGCTGGGACTGGCAATTGTCAGCGAGATCGCGCGCATTCACAGTGCAAGGGTTAATTTGGACCCCCCCGGCAATGGCAAAGGATTGCTCATTCGAATTTCCTTTGAGTCGGAACAATTCTAA
- a CDS encoding response regulator transcription factor → MRILLVEDDPSLGETTARALRSQSWAVDWLSNGESIPNAVKLVTYDLVVLDVGLPGIDGFEALRRLRSESKGMPILMLTARDAVEDRVHGLQLGADDYLVKPFALTELLARIQALTRRFHARQHNELHLGSLRLDLIAKRAFLADKPIELLPREWAVLVYLLNNIGKVVSKEQILEAISGWDETPSGNAIEVYVSRLRTKLSNTGISIRAIRGFGYLVEESAHDTQP, encoded by the coding sequence GTGCGCATATTATTGGTGGAAGACGATCCATCGTTGGGAGAGACTACGGCTCGGGCGTTACGCTCCCAGAGTTGGGCTGTGGATTGGCTGAGTAACGGGGAGTCCATTCCCAATGCAGTCAAGCTGGTAACTTACGATCTGGTGGTGCTGGATGTGGGATTGCCCGGTATCGATGGTTTCGAGGCGTTGCGACGCCTGCGCAGTGAAAGCAAGGGCATGCCCATCCTGATGCTTACGGCAAGGGATGCTGTAGAAGATCGCGTGCATGGCCTCCAGTTGGGCGCTGACGATTACCTTGTGAAGCCGTTTGCCTTGACCGAGTTGCTGGCGCGCATTCAGGCGCTCACCCGGCGCTTTCATGCGCGCCAGCATAATGAATTGCACCTGGGCTCATTGCGGCTGGATTTGATTGCCAAACGGGCCTTTTTGGCCGACAAGCCGATAGAGCTGTTGCCCCGGGAATGGGCAGTGCTCGTATATCTTCTGAATAATATAGGCAAGGTGGTCAGCAAGGAACAGATTCTGGAGGCGATTTCGGGATGGGATGAAACGCCATCGGGCAACGCAATTGAAGTTTATGTTTCGCGTTTGCGCACCAAACTTTCCAATACCGGTATTTCCATTCGGGCGATTCGCGGCTTTGGCTACCTGGTGGAGGAGTCGGCCCATGATACCCAGCCTTAA